TAACGACATCAGCGTCAGTAGAAATTAAATCCCAAGGTATTTTAGGTGATAAGCACGTTGAAGTTTACCCAGGCTCCCCAACTGATCCGCCGTTAGAAGATAATGCACAAATTTTAACCGTTAAAGATTCTGGATCGTTAGATAATGTCGTGGGCCAGATCTCTGAAGTGACCGGCTCGTTAAAAGAGGTTGCTAAGAACTTGCAAGAAGCGACTTCAGCGGACGGCACACGCGCCCATGTCTTAGGAAGAATTGTTAAAAATATCGAAACACTGACCGAAGACCTTGCCCACATGACCACCGAAAACAGAGATAAAATCGGTGATATCGTTGATGACGTTCACGAAGTGACAGCCTCTTTGCGTGAAGTCATGAACGATAAAAGTGATACAGGCTTAAAGGAAACTTGGAAGCGTCTGTCTAATTCAGTTAAAAACCTAGATGAAATCACAAGCAAAATTAACAAAGGTGAAGGTGCCATTGGTAAACTTGTCAGCGATGAAGCCACTGCTGAAAATGTGACTTCCGCGATCGATGGTTTAAGTGGCCTGGTTGATACTGCAAGCCGTATTCAAACAGCCTTTGATTACCGTGCCGAATACTTAAGTGATGCCCAGGCGACAAAATCATATATCGGGGTGCAAATTCAACCGGGCCTTGATCGTTACTATTATATCGCCGTCGTTGATGATCCGGCAGGGGTGGTTGAAACAACAAGAACTGAAGTTAGCGGTGACAGCACCAACCCAAGTTCACCAGCCGATTACACAGAAAAGAAAACCTACCAAAACAAAATCAAATTCACGGTTTTGTTTGCTAAGAATTTTTGGGATCTTACGATCAAGGGTGGTTTGATTGAAAACTCGGGCGGGTTTGGGGTTGATTACCACTTTTTCCGTCGTAAGTTGAAGTTCTCTGTGGAAGCATTTGATTTCAGCAAAACGAATATTCGTAGCTCTTTAACTTATACCTTGTATCGCGGAATTTACGTCACAGGTGGTGTGAACGATGCTTTGAACAAAGGCAACGCGCAAACTGGTTACCTTGGAGCAGGTCTATTCTTAACTAATGATGACTTGAAACTGCTCTTAACTAAGGCTCCGTTTTAATCCCTTATGAATACAGAAAATGTGAACAAAAACGAAAAAAATTGGCTCGTAAAATCCTCAACAAGGATCCTGGGGCCGTTCACATTGTCTGAAGTTACAGAGCTTTTAAAATCCAAGCAGGTTTCCATCATTGATGAAGTCCGACAGCCTGAAGGCCGTTGGAGTTATATCCGCGAAAATCAGTTGTTCATGGAAGTCGTTCGCAATATTCGCGATGAACAGGACTCTCATTCAGAGCAGACCATGACTCAGTCGATTGCTCATCACACGATGACTAAAACGGATGTGTTGCCTGTTTCTGATGAAATGACTTTGACGCCGACACCAGCTCCACACCGTATGGATATTACTCCGCCGCCGGTGCGTGAAACTTTTAAAGATATCACTCCTTCCGCAGATAAGTCTTATAATCCCGGTGCCGCGACGGTTTCAAAAAGTTATGGCACTGCGGATGATTCAAGATTGCGTGCCCAGCTTCAGCAAAAATCAAGTCTGATTCGTTGGGGAATGATTGCCGGTGCTGTGGCTATTGTGGGTTTTGTCGCCTTTTCACTGACGCAAAAAGATAAAAAGAAAAATATCGGCTACAGCGAAATGATCAGTCAGGCTGTGCGCTATAAAAACTTAGGTCTTTACGAGCGTTCATTGCAGACCTATATGAAAGCTGCAAAATTAAAAGAGCCTGATGAAGAAGCGCAAATTCAAATGGCGCCAGTTCTTATTTCTGAAGACCGTCAAAGTTTGTTAGGCCGTCGCATTCTTGAAAGAGCCTTAGTCCAAGAAGGTCGCAGCCGCACTGAAGTCGTTGAAGCTTATTTGGGTATAGCAGTTTCTTATATTATGGACGGGGATTTAAAGCAGGCTGAAGATACTTTGCAAAAAGCCATCGGCCATGAACCGTTTAATTTATCTGCTCTTTTAAATCTTGCGATCATTCAGCTTAAAAAAGGAAACTACACCGAAGCTTCACGAGAGTTTGATGCCATCTACAAAAAGAATCCAAATTCATCATTGGCATTATACGGGCGTGCTCTTGCAACGGTAGAGCAAGCAAAACAAACGCCGGATGAAAACAATTTGCAGTCCTTGATTCGCGATATTAAATCCCACAACCAAAAAAATGGTTACCTTCGTCAAGAATTAAGCCTTTTTGTTATTTACGCCCACAACCTTCTTGGCGATGTGGATGGCGTAAACCAAGCTGTGGTTCAGTTTTTAAATCAAGTTCCTGGATTGGCAAGAAACTATATTCATCCTTTGAATGTCGAATGGCGTTTTACACAGTGGGATTATTTAGAAAAATACTGTGCCGAGATCTATCAAAAACAGATTCCGCATCCTGAGTTAAAAGCCTTAAGGGCTATTTGTTTGATGGAAGTAAACCGCGATGGTGAAGCTTCAAAGCTTTTACAAGAGGCGGTTGCGGAAGCTCCAAAAGATCCGTATGTGCTTTCGACTCAAGCAAGTTACTTAGCTAAAAGCGGACGCTTGCCAGAAGCTTTAGTGATTTTAAAGATGCCAGAGCTTTCCGTGTTATCGGTGAAAAACCTTTTAATGGGTGATATCTGTATTAACACCCAAGACTTGAATTGCGCACGAGCGGCTTACAATCAAGCTTTCAAACAAGATCCAAAAAGTGCGACAGCACTGTTTGGTTTAGCATGGGTGATGATGCGCAGTCAGGATCGCGCGGCCGCCTATGATTATGTCAGAGCTGGATTGCAATCAGAACCCACGTTCCTTCCACTGTTAGAACTGCGGGATCAGTTGGAGTCAGAGTGATGAAAAGATTCGTCCAGGTTGTTTTAATTTGGATGCCTTTAGCCTTGGGAGCATGCACACAGTCCCCAGGGTATCACGTTGAAAAATACCACGAAGTTAAATTCTCTGACCTTCCAGTAGATGTAAAAATTCCGACGAAGGCTTGGGATCTGCTAGAGCTGAAAGCTCCAGCGGCGGCCCACGGTGAAGGTGGGGGCGACCATGGTGCTGCGGCGGGTGAAGCGACACCTGCAGCAAAAAATATTATCTTCGGTGATGTCGCTGTCTTTCTGGTGCAAAAAAATGATGGCATCGTAAAAAGCGAAGCTGTTAAAATCCTTCTTCCGAAAGGCGGGGGCACCATTGATTTAGCACAGTTTATTACTGACAAACAGGGGTCCTTTTACGTGGGATTTGAAGTTCCTGGCCTTGCTGAAGCTGTCAGTAAAAAAGTTCTATTTGTCAGCGGTGCTAAAAAAAGAAAACTGGGTGATAAGGTTATTGGTGCCGGTTGCAATCAATTCGTCGACATCACGGATTCGTTTTTAAAAAACATGCAAGGTGAGGGCTTAAAGGTCAACACCACTCAAGAAAGATATCTTAGTGTTTTAGGCGGAACCTTTTTATTTTCCGCAGAAATTAATAAAGATGTGCAGGTCGCTGCTGTCACCTTTAAGAACTCTAAATACAACCACCTTTTCTGCGAGGAAAACTGATGGAACGTCAAAACATTCAGGCCCTTCAAGATAAAGAAAATGTTGATTCCCTTTTCTTAGTAAAAGAAAAGCACGTAGCAGTTGGAAAAAACGGCCGGCCTTTTATGGGTTTGCAGTTAGGTGATGCGACAGGCTCTATTGACGCAAGATTATGGGACCGAGTCGATGAACTTTCCCGTGAATTTGATGTGGGTGATGTGATTCGTGTGAAGGGGCTGGTTCAGCTTTTTCAAAATCGCAAACAGTTGATCGTACACCGTTTAGAAAAAGTCGATTCCAGCACCGTGAACTTTGAAGAGTACATTCCTAAAGCCTCTAAGAACGTCGAAGACATGTACGTTGAATTGTTGCAGATGGTTCGCACCATGAAGAACGATCATTTACGCCAGCTAACTTTAGATACACTTGAGGACCCCGAAATAAGACCGATGGTTTTAAAAGCTCCAGCGGCTAAAACCATTCACCATGCGTGGCTGGGTGGTTTGCTAGAGCATATCTTGTCTATTTGCAAAATCATGGACTTCATGGGGACTCATTACCCGTTCTTAAATCGCGATCTTTTGCTTTTCGGTGGAATCTTCCATGACATTGGTAAGCTGTGGGAGCTTTCTTACGATAACGGAATTTCTTACACGGACCGCGGTCGATTGATCGGGCACATGCAAATTGCCTGTGAATTGATTGATAAGAAATCATCTCGCATACTAGGATTTAACGAAGAACTGCGTGACATCTGTAAGCATATTATTTTAAGTCATCATGGCAAGTTGGAGTACGGCTCTCCAAAGCGTCCAAAATTTTTGGAAGCGATGGTGGTCGCGATGATTGATGACTTCGATAGCAAAGTAGCCACACTTAAAACAGTGATTGATAGCGAAAGAGGATCCGGTGAAAAATGGTCCCGCTATAATGACCTCTTTGATCGTTACTTTTTGCTCGAAGATTTAAACGAGAAATATTAATGATCAACAAAGTCCTAGAACTTTTAAAGACCTACAAAAACTACGACCCCGCAGCGAAATCATTGTGGGAAATCGGCTTATTATATCCAGGTCCCAAAGCCATTCTTTTTCACCGCATCGCTAACGGACTTTATAAAGCACATATGTTTTTCTTAGCGCGCTTGGTAGCAGAAATCTCTCGCTTGTTAACGGGGATTGAAATCCACCCTGGCGCAACTATTGGCAAACGCTTGGTGATCGACCACGGCATGGGCTCCGTCATCGGTGAAACCGCAGTGATCGGCGACGATTGCATCATCTTTCACGGAGTTACTTTAGGCGGAGTTAAATTCGACCCAGTAAAACGCCATCCCACAGTAGGCAACAAAGTCATGATCGGCACAGGAGCTAAAGTCCTAGGTCCCATCACCATCGGTGATCGTGCCTTGATCGGCGCCAACGCCGTCGTCATGAGAGACGTCCCCCCAGGAACCACAATGGTAGGCCCCATCGCGACGGAGCGGTGAAAAACGGCCAGCTGACTTCGTTGTCAGGCCTTCCCGCCTCGCATCTGTCCGTTTTTGACCGCTCCTAGGTTGGCATTAAGGTGGCTGGCACTTATTTCAGTCTACGCCGCGTCATAGAATCGTAAAATTGAGATAAAAAGCTATTGGTTGGCTATTGCGCCGGTTTTCTCATCGGGTTTGCATGAATTAAAACTAACAATTAAGTGGTCGCGTGTCGCGCCGCATCTCTGAGAGAATGATCATGTTCTTAATCTAGTTCGAAAGGAGTTCGGCTATGAAGCAGACAGAAACGATTCAGACGGTGCCAACTTCGAGCACTCATCCAGGCGAGAGCAGCAAAACGGCTGCTCCCGTTCGTAAAAGAAGTCGCCGTCGTCACCTTGCCGGATGGTAGGTGATTAAGCGGGCCCTCCTAGTATAGGGGGGCCTCTTCACACTGAGCTTTCGTAACAAAGCCAGAATCCCCAAGATAGTTCACAACAAACCAGCCATCTTGTTCACGATTCAAATAACGTTCAGTCATTCCGTCGTGTGGAAGTTGAATGTAACCTTCAGAATAATCTTCAGTTTCAATTTCAAAAGAAGACACTTCACCTTTTGCCGAAGTCAAAACCATCTCATAAGAGAATCGTTTAGCAGAGTCTTCGTAAGTGCGCACGATCGCCGTTGAGATATCATCTAGACCCAATGATGTGCAGTTAAGAACGATTTCAGTCGCAGCGACTGATTGAAGGCCGAAAAACAAAACAGGAAGAGCAAGAATTGCTTTCATAAGAAATACTCCTTTTGTATTCGAGGGCTTTAGATAGCAAAGCCACGTTTCACTATCAATAAGTTTTCGTTCTCAATTCCTTTTCAAGGGACTTTCTTCATATTTTCAGTTCGTATGATTTTTTTTGATTCGCTGGAGTTTGTTCAAGACTGCTTTTAAATAGCTTTGCAACGGTCGTTAAGGGATTCATCGGGTAGTTGAACCAGAATAGACGACTTTAAACTTATTACCATAGAGAGTAATTATGAATAGAGAAGGCAAAACGCCAAGATTTAAAAGACAGCGCAGACTTTTGACGGAACTTCCTGGAATGGGCAAAGCGGGAGCTTTAGAGCGCCGTCCATATCCTCCAGGTCAACACGGTTTACAACGTCGCAAATACTCTGAGTTCGCGTTGCAACTAGAAGAAAAACAAAAACTTCGTTTCCACTACGGTCTGCACGAAGAACAATTCCGCCGCATGATCGCTAAAGCAAAAAAATCAAAAGCTACCAATTGGGTAGAAGCTTTGGTGAACCTTCTTGAAAAGCGTTTGGACAACGTTGTTTTCCGTCTTGGTTTTGCACCAAGCATTCCAGCAGCTAGACAAATGATTTCCCACGGGAAAGTTCTAGTGAACGGTAAAAAAGTAAACATCGGTTCGCAAATCATTAAAGTTGGCGAAAAGATCACTTTGAAACCAGAAGCTTACACGAACCAAGTTTACCTTCAGGCAAAACAAACTCCACGCTTGCCACTTCCAACTTTCATGGTGAAAGAAGAAGCTGCTGGCGCTGAAATGGGTCGTTTGACTGATGAACCAAATCTTGAAGCCGTACCATTTGCCTTCGAACCAGGCTTGGTCATCGGTTACTACTCAATGAGAGGCTAGTACTTCAAATGAAGACTAAATTTGTAGAAGCAGAAAACATTGCTTTCGAAGAAGTTGCAGAAAATCTAGTGTCTATGAAATTGAACGACGAGAAATTCGTTTTCGATATGGACACTTTGTATGATCTAGCTTTTAGAAGTGCCGCTTTTCTAGCTTTCTTAGAAGGCAAAGAAGAAGAGCAAATGGCAGCAATCGAAGCTGGCGAAGCTCAATGCCTTTGCCAAAAAGAAAACGTACATTAATTTTTAAAGTCCCCGAAATCATGCGAGACGAATGCAGCGTCTTATAACGATGGAGGGGATTGTTTTATGACCCGAGCGAATGAAAACGGTCCCTCTGACTGCGTTGGAATCCTCTGGTCCTCTCTCCGACGTACCTTACAAGTACGCCTGCGTTGCGGGCAGAGGCTTCTGCCTTGCATATGAACCGTTTTGATTCTCTCTAGTTATTGTCTTCTTCTTCCCTTGGCTTCTGGAGTGCCCTCCGCGGGGTCTTCTGGCCATTGATGTTTTGGGTATTTGATTCTTAGTTCTTTTCTTACTTCTGGGTATCCGTTTTTCCAAAAGCTTTCCAAATTTGCTGTTACTTGAACGGGTCTGAAGTTAGGACCTAATAAATGGAATGTTAATGG
This is a stretch of genomic DNA from Bdellovibrio reynosensis. It encodes these proteins:
- a CDS encoding MlaD family protein; its protein translation is MNWLRAAEFKVGMLVIVVGSLIAVMSMQVSDDPSYLGRSKKAWFLLPNAGGLVKNSAVRSAGIPVGVIKNITLQDGKARIEITVKSDVPLTTSASVEIKSQGILGDKHVEVYPGSPTDPPLEDNAQILTVKDSGSLDNVVGQISEVTGSLKEVAKNLQEATSADGTRAHVLGRIVKNIETLTEDLAHMTTENRDKIGDIVDDVHEVTASLREVMNDKSDTGLKETWKRLSNSVKNLDEITSKINKGEGAIGKLVSDEATAENVTSAIDGLSGLVDTASRIQTAFDYRAEYLSDAQATKSYIGVQIQPGLDRYYYIAVVDDPAGVVETTRTEVSGDSTNPSSPADYTEKKTYQNKIKFTVLFAKNFWDLTIKGGLIENSGGFGVDYHFFRRKLKFSVEAFDFSKTNIRSSLTYTLYRGIYVTGGVNDALNKGNAQTGYLGAGLFLTNDDLKLLLTKAPF
- a CDS encoding tetratricopeptide repeat protein, giving the protein MNTENVNKNEKNWLVKSSTRILGPFTLSEVTELLKSKQVSIIDEVRQPEGRWSYIRENQLFMEVVRNIRDEQDSHSEQTMTQSIAHHTMTKTDVLPVSDEMTLTPTPAPHRMDITPPPVRETFKDITPSADKSYNPGAATVSKSYGTADDSRLRAQLQQKSSLIRWGMIAGAVAIVGFVAFSLTQKDKKKNIGYSEMISQAVRYKNLGLYERSLQTYMKAAKLKEPDEEAQIQMAPVLISEDRQSLLGRRILERALVQEGRSRTEVVEAYLGIAVSYIMDGDLKQAEDTLQKAIGHEPFNLSALLNLAIIQLKKGNYTEASREFDAIYKKNPNSSLALYGRALATVEQAKQTPDENNLQSLIRDIKSHNQKNGYLRQELSLFVIYAHNLLGDVDGVNQAVVQFLNQVPGLARNYIHPLNVEWRFTQWDYLEKYCAEIYQKQIPHPELKALRAICLMEVNRDGEASKLLQEAVAEAPKDPYVLSTQASYLAKSGRLPEALVILKMPELSVLSVKNLLMGDICINTQDLNCARAAYNQAFKQDPKSATALFGLAWVMMRSQDRAAAYDYVRAGLQSEPTFLPLLELRDQLESE
- a CDS encoding 3'-5' exoribonuclease YhaM family protein, with the protein product MERQNIQALQDKENVDSLFLVKEKHVAVGKNGRPFMGLQLGDATGSIDARLWDRVDELSREFDVGDVIRVKGLVQLFQNRKQLIVHRLEKVDSSTVNFEEYIPKASKNVEDMYVELLQMVRTMKNDHLRQLTLDTLEDPEIRPMVLKAPAAKTIHHAWLGGLLEHILSICKIMDFMGTHYPFLNRDLLLFGGIFHDIGKLWELSYDNGISYTDRGRLIGHMQIACELIDKKSSRILGFNEELRDICKHIILSHHGKLEYGSPKRPKFLEAMVVAMIDDFDSKVATLKTVIDSERGSGEKWSRYNDLFDRYFLLEDLNEKY
- the epsC gene encoding serine O-acetyltransferase EpsC, whose protein sequence is MINKVLELLKTYKNYDPAAKSLWEIGLLYPGPKAILFHRIANGLYKAHMFFLARLVAEISRLLTGIEIHPGATIGKRLVIDHGMGSVIGETAVIGDDCIIFHGVTLGGVKFDPVKRHPTVGNKVMIGTGAKVLGPITIGDRALIGANAVVMRDVPPGTTMVGPIATER
- the rpsD gene encoding 30S ribosomal protein S4, which translates into the protein MNREGKTPRFKRQRRLLTELPGMGKAGALERRPYPPGQHGLQRRKYSEFALQLEEKQKLRFHYGLHEEQFRRMIAKAKKSKATNWVEALVNLLEKRLDNVVFRLGFAPSIPAARQMISHGKVLVNGKKVNIGSQIIKVGEKITLKPEAYTNQVYLQAKQTPRLPLPTFMVKEEAAGAEMGRLTDEPNLEAVPFAFEPGLVIGYYSMRG